A region from the Pseudopipra pipra isolate bDixPip1 chromosome 8, bDixPip1.hap1, whole genome shotgun sequence genome encodes:
- the PRLHR gene encoding prolactin-releasing peptide receptor: MMNSDNLTSQSFLSAIHSNASNLFSGLQFVQSFKPLIIPCYSLVVFIGVIGNYLLIYVICKTKKMHNVTNFLVGNLAFSDMLMCATCVPLTLAYAFEPRGWVYGRFMCYFVFLMQPVTVFVSVFTLTVIAVDRYCAMVYPFRRRLTIPVCAYILAAIWLLSCTLAAPALVHTYHAEFPELDFSICEEFWFHMKRDRLAYAYSTLIITYVLPLAVISLSYLRISVKLKNRVVPGNVTQGQAEWDRARRRKTFRLLVLVVAAFGVCWLPLHIFNVIKDIDISLIDKQYFNFIQLLCHWFAMMSACTNAFLYAWLHDSFRGELKKMFAWRKKKIGPATNCIMASVVL; this comes from the coding sequence atgatGAATTCGGACAATTTAACCTCCCAAAGCTTCCTCTCTGCAATTCACAGCAACGCCAGCAATTTATTCTCAGGTCTCCAGTTTGTTCAGTCCTTCAAGCCACTAATCATCCCCTGCTACTCCCTGGTGGTTTTCATCGGTGTCATTGGGAATTACCTGCTCATTTATGTGAtctgcaagacaaaaaaaatgcacaatGTCACCAACTTTCTCGTGGGCAATCTGGCTTTCTCAGACATGCTCATGTGTGCCACCTGTGTGCCCCTGACCCTCGCCTACGCCTTCGAGCCCCGGGGGTGGGTGTACGGGCGCTTCATGTGCTACTTTGTGTTCCTGATGCAGCCCGTCACGGTGTTCGTGTCCGTGTTCACCCTGACTGTCATAGCTGTGGACAGGTACTGTGCCATGGTGTACCCCTTCCGCAGGAGGCTCACCATCCCTGTCTGTGCTTACATCCTGGCTGCTATTtggctgctgagctgcaccctggctgccccagcctTGGTCCACACTTACCACGCGGAGTTCCCGGAGCTGGACTTCTCCATCTGCGAGGAGTTCTGGTTCCACATGAAAAGGGATCGCTTGGCTTATGCCTACAGCACCCTCATCATCACCTACGTGTTGCCTTTGGCTGTCATCTCCCTGTCCTACCTGAGGATCTCGGTCAAGCTGAAGAACCGTGTGGTGCCAGGCAATGTCACCCAGGGCCAGGCCGAGTGGGACCGTGCACGGAGGAGGAAGACTTTTCGCCTGCTGGTCTTAGTGGTGGCAGCCTTTGGAGTCTGTTGGCTGCCTCTGCACATCTTCAACGTGATAAAGGACATAGACATCAGCCTGATTGACAAGCAGTATTTCAACTTTATCcagctgctgtgccactggTTTGCAATGATGTCTGCTTGCACCAACGCCTTCCTCTATGCCTGGCTCCACGACAGCTTCAGGGGAGAGCTGAAGAAAATGTTTGcctggagaaagaagaaaattggaCCCGCTACAAACTGCATTATGGCCAGTGTGGTGCTGTAA